In Plasmodium coatneyi strain Hackeri chromosome 3, complete sequence, a genomic segment contains:
- a CDS encoding KIR protein, with protein MYSEVPQDKIANTACLLSTMNTMHTKKSQPSCKEKLCNFFYFWLGDKLEGKLKGGYAKLKEVIQSIYIKLNDGPNNELCANTFLDSTMHNTVNSSILKQRKKVFDYYYDYRTIWTKIKDSQAAGTPCTTAYDTYLTGVKGTDEDRGDRGADGAYGQIKASGSLNQDLYFKKFWDKFEGNGVSGGGTIPEPSKLKSKATGGDDPPPPSPDAEEANLLSCLDQLSSTVSSKPSVVAASSPQVEDGGTTTTPAIISSTLGTLIGLPTLAFMLYKYNLLPPWIRNTFKGRGRNRRRKRSAIRRNFETLTTDTSSLYTTDNSTYKPFFFNKHNHSEGNRRKRSISSKLNRFSGDDTSIEYSSEYSTAGDDGKVYSVPYIR; from the exons ATGTATAGCGAAGTTCCTCAGgacaaaattgcaaataCTGCGTGTTTATTATCTACAATGAATACAATGCATACAAAGAAAAGTCAGCCTTCATGTAAAGAGAAGttgtgtaactttttttatttttggttaggtgaCAAACTAGAGGGAAAATTGAAAGGAGGATATGCTAAACTTAAGGAAGTTATACAAAGCATCTATATTAAATTGAACGATGGGCCCAACAACGAACTGTGTGCTAACACTTTTTTGGACAGTACTATGCACAATACTGTTAACAGTAGCATCTTgaaacagagaaaaaaagtcttcGATTATTACTACGACTACCGAACCATATGGACGAAAATAAAAGACTCTCAGGCTGCCGGAACTCCGTGTACTACTGCATATGACACCTACCTAACTGGAGTTAAGGGAACTGATGAAGATCGTGGAGATCGTGGAGCTGATGGTGCTTATGGACAAATAAAAGCAAGTGGGTCACTTAATCAAGATCtgtactttaaaaaattttgggaCAAGTTCGAAGGTAAtggtgttagtggtggtggtactaTCCCAGAACCATCAAAACTGAAGTCTAAAGCTACGGGAGGGGATGATCCCCCTCCACCATCACCAGACGCAGAGGAGGCAAATCTCCTTTCCTGTTTGGACCAGTTGTCCTCAACAGTTTCTTCAAAACCTTCAGTAGTTGCTGCATCATCACCACAGGTGGAGGATGGtggtaccaccaccaccccggCTATTATCTCTTCCACACTAGGCACACTAATTGGATTACCAACACTTgcttttatgttatataag tataatcttttaccccCCTGGATCAGGAACACATTTAAGGGacgaggaaggaacagaagaaggaaaagatccGCCATCAGACGCAACTTCGAAACCCTCACAACAGACACCtcttcattatatacaaCCGATAATTCTACA tataaaccattcTTCTTTAATAAACATAACCACTCTGAAgggaacagaagaaaaagatccaTCAGCAGTAAATTGAACAGGTTCTCAGGTGACGACACTTCCATAGAATATTcgtcagaatattccacagcaGGAGATGATGGAAAAGTATATTCTGTCCCttatattagataa
- a CDS encoding Variable surface protein Vir7-like protein, giving the protein MINISKRIFSQLHSQRKYLEQFLSNKYLYGKLGPKNNSDDCIKKEGVSNAENQIGVYLKAGNHAKDIVRAWCHIHETEKGEESNDDLCYAFYYWLGGEVSKNLNTPGSFQTVMGEIYNELRKLNRRSKCTRICPDIDQNEFDKRKIIYDYSEDYLLILTYSPTGNERCCKEYSDYLKKVVETYQDVYTSCGSNASSTCCKKFEAVFGKYGNGKPSDLTCNEVSCPGDDFDLGDAVVDGGNDDPPPPPKLKPNPNPNQAGSSGSFSDADLVDGVSGGEGKGGSDGGGSHRKEGEQTDNPGIVPAAVSGALAGIGLPALAYFFYKYKPFFLRKHDRSEGRRRKRSLRRKFNEFDDDDDTLTTAYSSEYSIPYTTSSSTR; this is encoded by the exons ATGATAAATATATCGAAACGTATATTCTCCCAATTACATTCACAGAGGAAATATTTGGAGCAATTCTTATCAAATAAGTACTTATACGGGAAGCTGGGACCAAAAAATAACTCCGACGACTGcattaaaaaggagggggtaTCGAATGCTGAGAATCAAATAGGAGTTTATCTTAAAGCTGGGAACCATGCTAAGGACATTGTAAGGGCATGGTGCCATATACATGAAACTGAGAAGGGCGAAGAGTCCAATGATGATCTGTGCTATGCTTTTtactattggttagggggCGAAGTAtcgaaaaatttaaacactCCTGGTTCATTTCAAACGGTCATGGGAGAAATTTACAATGAACTGCGGAAGTTAAATCGCAGAAGTAAGTGTACAAGGATATGTCCTGATATTGACCAGAACGAATTCGacaagagaaaaataatatacgaTTACTCTGAGGACTACTTACTTATTTTGACATATTCACCTACGGGGAACGAACGTTGCTGTAAAGAATATTCCGATTACCTGAAGAAAGTTGTTGAAACATACCAAGACGTATATACGAGTTGTGGAAGTAATGCTAGTAGTACGTGctgcaaaaaatttgaagCAGTTTTTGGGAAATACGGTAATGGGAAACCTTCAGATTTAACATGTAATGAAGTATCGTGCCCAGGAGATGACTTCGATTTAGGTGACGCCGTCGTCGACG GTGGAAATGACgatccaccaccaccaccaaaaCTCAAACCAAACCCCAATCCAAATCAAGCCGGCAGCAGCGGTTCTTTTTCGGATGCCGATTTAGTGGATGGTGTttctggtggagaaggaaagggagggagtgacggtggtggtagtcacagaaaggaaggggaacaaacTGATAATCCTGGTATCgttcctgctgctgtgtctggtgcatTAGCTGGAATAGGACTGCCTGCCttagcatactttttttacaagtataaaccTTTCTTTTTGAGGAAGCATGACCGttctgaaggaagaagaaggaaaaggtcccttaggagaaaatttaatgagtttgacgatgacgacgacacattaacaacgGCATattcgtccgaatattcaaTTCCATACACTACATCATCATCCACCAgatga
- a CDS encoding SICA antigen, translated as MENDTHYDRSKFRVLSTWCEVEDDDDGGVNLTKHKEFCKLMLKNLLMVSEEKYKCEKETLQQGGKKWCVKACDLLNIWLLHIKDECVSEDVIKGVFTRVHAADALFGDTGEYTKCMYGRISNLLRDNDDMLNNMLKWMECKKREGEMDEVYKKNWCNKSAGLNRSVGWNQWKNKNTDKERELEGEKYMEELKKVEEQKEDVLQEIKKVSLGQQPPPPPPQQQDGGHTQQGGNKPQGPPPPGKPQEPPQPGGLSTESKDDTDGKGKGKSSAPNCVEGVVDGNAEDAMKCISLDDDVPPTEPPTNIVDEQYEATRTSGPVGREGSEIAKVDIAEDHTQLPSSSVTHVPAVPPGLPAAPTDPIPDDPDQDLSSSSSSSRSSSSSSSSSSATSPGVPEPATPNSSQDDKIAHTNGAQGPSGGGPPTANKDSTIEQKDHSLTTTPTSTQYPTATTTSVPAKGNDRGSGPKSAGGRQAFLPPRVLKWKVGKEGIVPFDLLTPYLPTIPVFIGISAMTYLLWKYFVLGKRRKRYKRAHQVRVPQTLEEQPLDHVDDQADGAHEYTLVKERKPRSAPTRRRKKRSGRRMIIDIHLEVLDECQREELYSTKEDFLVIIVQEFMGSEFIKEDSVPKEGVPKEQVPCSDSRLREEDLVPKEGIPREDVPLEQIPGLGEEDFVPKEGVSKEQVSSSDSGFREEDFVPKEEVSREQVPSSDSGFRKEHFVPKENVSTEEFPKEQDPRSGLGFRDEDFVP; from the exons ATGGAAAATGACACTCATTATGATAGAAGTAAATTTAGGGTGCTGTCCACGTGGTGTGAAGTGGAAGATGATGACGATGGAGGTGTTAATTTAACAAAGCATAAAGAATTTTGCAAATTGATGCTGAAAAATTTGTTAATGGTAAGTGAAGAAAAGtacaaatgtgaaaaagaaacattgcagcagggaggaaagaaatggtGTGTTAAAGCATGTGACTTATTGAATATATGGTTATTGCATATAAAGGATGAATGCGTATCGGAGGATGTTATTAAAGGAGTGTTCACAAGAGTGCATGCAGCAGATGCACTTTTCGGAGACACTGGGGAATATACGAAGTGTATGTATGGAAGGATTAGTAATTTACTAAGGGATAATGATGATATGTTAAATAATATGCTGAAATGGATGGAATGTAAGAAGAGAGAGGGGGAAATGGATGAGgtttataaaaagaattgGTGTAATAAAAGTGCTGGACTGAACAGATCAGTTGGATGGAAtcaatggaaaaataaaaatacagaTAAAGAAAGAGAGTTGGAAGGGGAGAAGTATATGGAAGAACTTAAGAAGGTGGAAGAGCAGAAGGAAGATGTATTACAAGAGATAAAAAAGGTGTCCTTGGGACAGCAACCCCCTCCGCCCCCACCTCAACAACAGGATGGTGGGCATACACAACAAGGTGGTAATAAACCACAGGGACCACCTCCCCCAGGAAAACCACAAGAACCACCACAACCAGGTGGGCTAAGTACGGAAAGTAAAGATGATACagatggaaaaggaaaaggtaaGTCTTCAGCTCCAAACTGTGTGGAAGGAGTAGTGGACGGTAACGCTGAAGATGCTATGAAATGTATTAGTTTGGACGATGATGTGCCACCAACAGAACCGCCCACTAATATTGTGGATGAACAGTATGAAGCTACACGAACTAGTGGTCCCGTTGGTAGGGAAGGTAGTGAAATAGCTAAGGTTGACATAGCTGAGGATCATACtcaacttccttcttcctccgtcACCCATGTTCCTGCAGTTCCTCCCGGTCTCCCCGCCGCTCCCACTGATCCTATCCCTGATGACCCTGACCAGGATCTCTCCTCTTCTAGTAGCAGTTCTAGATCCTCCAGTAGTAGTAGTTCCTCTTCCAGTGCTACCTCCCCTGGTGTCCCTGAACCGGCCACTCCTAATTCTTCGCAAGATGATAAAATTGCTCATACGAATGGTGCACAGGGCCCATCGGGTGGTGGACCACCTACTGCTAATAAGGATAGTACAATTGAACAGAAGGATCATTCGTTAACTACTACTCCAACATCAACACAGTAtccaacagcaacaacaacatctgTTCCAGCAAAAGGGAATGATCGGGGAAGTGGTCCGAAATCAGCAGGTGGAAGGCAggctttccttccacctagggtgttaaaatggaaggtagggaaagaaggaatcgTACCTTTCgacctccttaccccataccttcctaccattcctgtttTCATTGGTATTTCTGCTATGACCTACCTcctctggaag tacttTGTCCTCGGTAAgcgaagaaaacgttacaaaagagctcatcaagtacgtgTTCCTCAAACtttggaagaacaacctcttgatcatgtggacgaccaggcagatggtgcacatgaatataccttagtaaaggaacgaaaaccgAGATCTGCTCCAacgagaaggaggaaaaaacgttctggtcgccgcatgattattgatattcatttagaagtcttagacgaatgtcaaagggaagaactgtattcgacgaaggaggaCTTCCTTGTCATTAttgttcaagaatttatgggaagtgaatttataaaagaagattctgttcctaaggaaggtgttcctaaggaacaggttccatgttcagattccaggttgagggaggaagaccttgttcctaaggaaggtatTCCtagggaagatgttcctctggaacag ATTCCAGGTttaggggaggaagactttgttcctaaggaaggtgtttctaaggaacaggtttccagttcagattccgggtttagggaggaagactttgttcctaaggaagaagtttctagggaacaggttccaagttcagattccgggtttaggaagGAACACTTTGTTCCgaaggaaaatgtttctACGGAAGAatttcctaaggaacaggatCCACGttcaggtttaggttttagggatgaagactttgttccatag
- a CDS encoding Prefoldin subunit 3, producing the protein MSFDDLTDNTRSVRNIPGAKFIEHVTEFLQNKNEETVLRLAKELLLKYKFMEHTFVTRQINTEKKIPELKDALKVVNALYKRKEMNESKNLELYFPLEESLYARGVIDKTDHILLWLGANVMVEFPFKEAVELLNHHLDRAVNLYDEMDKELQWLHEQISTTEINISRIHNYVEMKKKNKEKDVVEAQG; encoded by the exons ATGTCATTTGACGATTTGACGGACAACACGAGGTCCGTCCGGAACATCCCGGGGGCTAAGTTCATA GAACACGTCACAGAATTTCtgcaaaacaaaaatgaggaaacgGTTCTTCGCCTGGCCAAGGAGCTCCTATT GAAATACAAATTCATGGAGCACACTTTTGTAACTAGACAGATAAACACGGAGAAGAAAATCCCCGAATTGAAAGATGCCCTAAAAGTAGTAAACGCCCTTTACAAAAGAAAG GAAATGAACGAGAGCAAAAACTTGGAGCTGTATTTTCCCTTGGAGGAGTCCCTGTACGCCAGGGGAGTTATCGACAAAACGGATCACATTTTACTTTGGCTGGGG GCCAACGTGATGGTTGAATTCCCCTTTAAAGAGGCAGTGGAGCTACTGAATCACCACTTAGATAGGGCTGTAAATCTGTACGACGAAATG gACAAAGAGCTTCAGTGGCTGCACGAGCAAATATCAACCACAGAAATTAACATATCGAGAATTCACAATTATGtggagatgaaaaaaaagaacaaagaaaaggacgTTGTTGAAGCTCAGGGCTAA
- a CDS encoding 30S ribosomal protein S8, producing the protein MQRACEMVVSLLRTDAMTQKCPFHVLNVQILELLQKEGLIRGFAIKGTKIDILLKHYKGAPVIRNIRVVSKPSRDIWLTPHELKFRTRFNTGLWVMQTSCGVISHRDCIRMGVGGKMLFAVNNGYQHFC; encoded by the exons ATGCAGAGGGCATGCGAAATGGTCGTATCTTTGCTACGGACGGATGCCATGACCCAAAAGTGCCCATTCCACGTACTGAACGTCCAGATACTTGAGTTGTTGCAGAAGGAGGGACTCATTAGGGGCTTCGCCATCAAGGGGACAAAAATTGACATTCTGCTTAAACATTATAAGGGCGCACCG GTCATAAGAAACATTCGAGTCGTTTCGAAGCCAAGCAGAGACATTTGGTTAACACCCCACGAGTTGAAATTCCGCACACGGTTTAACACTGGCCTGTGGGTTATGCAAACCAGCTGTGGAGTGATAAGCCACAGGGACTGCATTCGAATGGGGGTTGGTGGGAAAATGTTGTTTGCCGTTAATAATGGGTATCAGCATTTTtgctag